A genomic segment from Sorangium aterium encodes:
- a CDS encoding RNA polymerase sigma factor, producing the protein MAISGFDVALCHLVLFALAAIYRAGRDFAAKRLASAELAAQVGLVRALVARYLRGTRATHEDVKDLAQDVLLAAWEASEEDRYRPDPDVQPAEALRVWLRALAYHRVRHHLESARVQREEIVAAPPHTAHEAPTPDQTIEREEMRRAFLEALHQLPEHEGAVIAAHDMFEMPMEEAAE; encoded by the coding sequence ATGGCGATCTCGGGATTCGACGTAGCGCTGTGCCATCTCGTCCTCTTCGCGCTCGCGGCCATCTACCGCGCGGGGCGGGACTTCGCGGCAAAGCGCCTTGCGTCTGCCGAACTCGCCGCGCAGGTGGGCCTCGTCCGCGCCCTCGTCGCGCGTTACCTTCGAGGTACCCGGGCGACACACGAGGACGTCAAAGACCTCGCGCAAGACGTCCTCCTCGCAGCGTGGGAAGCTTCGGAGGAGGACCGCTACCGTCCCGACCCGGACGTGCAGCCCGCGGAGGCGCTTCGTGTCTGGCTGCGGGCGCTGGCCTATCACCGCGTCCGCCATCACCTCGAGAGTGCCCGGGTGCAACGAGAGGAGATCGTTGCGGCCCCGCCGCACACGGCGCACGAGGCACCGACTCCCGATCAGACAATCGAGCGCGAGGAGATGCGCCGGGCCTTCCTCGAAGCCTTGCACCAGCTGCCCGAACACGAGGGCGCGGTGATCGCCGCTCACGACATGTTCGAGATGCCGATGGAGGAGGCTGCCGAGTAG
- a CDS encoding TetR/AcrR family transcriptional regulator → MAKKSTRGPERERRREDALTRERIVDAAIALLDADGEDGLTFRALAASLATGPGAIYWHVTNKGELLVAATDAVVARTMGEVRGSTRPHEAIHRIALGVFDAIEAHPWVGAQLSRAPWETAMLRIYERLGRQVEALGVRGRAQFTAASTLLGYVIGVSVQNATASQFARRELAPSTNRVDFLEAAAARWSELDAREYPFTRSVAAHLPGHDDRKEFLAGIDLILAGIAGRPISSSAT, encoded by the coding sequence TTGGCGAAGAAGTCGACGCGAGGGCCGGAGCGCGAGAGGCGCCGCGAGGATGCGCTCACGCGCGAGCGGATCGTCGATGCGGCGATCGCGCTGCTGGACGCGGACGGTGAGGATGGGCTGACGTTCCGCGCGCTCGCGGCGAGCCTGGCGACGGGCCCGGGCGCGATCTACTGGCACGTCACGAACAAGGGCGAGCTCCTCGTCGCCGCGACCGACGCCGTGGTCGCGCGCACGATGGGCGAGGTGCGCGGCTCGACAAGGCCGCACGAGGCGATCCATCGCATCGCGCTCGGCGTGTTCGACGCGATCGAGGCGCATCCGTGGGTGGGCGCGCAGCTCTCACGCGCTCCGTGGGAGACGGCGATGCTGCGGATCTACGAGCGCCTCGGCCGCCAGGTCGAGGCGCTGGGCGTTCGCGGGCGCGCCCAGTTCACCGCGGCGTCGACGCTGCTCGGCTACGTCATCGGCGTGAGCGTCCAGAACGCCACGGCGAGCCAGTTCGCGCGCCGCGAGCTCGCGCCGTCGACGAACCGCGTCGACTTCCTCGAGGCGGCAGCGGCGCGCTGGAGCGAGCTCGACGCCCGGGAGTACCCGTTCACGCGGAGCGTCGCCGCCCACCTCCCCGGCCACGACGACCGCAAGGAGTTCCTCGCCGGGATCGACCTGATCCTCGCCGGAATCGCGGGCCGCCCGATCTCGTCCTCAGCGACGTGA
- a CDS encoding RDD family protein yields MAQFAPNPYQPPTSIEPMADSERARDGSASRMSRFWAAMIDGVLAIVIFVPLQYFAGVYRDFPKISEPPFWQSLLWALAGLAITLVLHGTFLARSAQTIGKKALGIQIVNASDGKPAAFGTIALRRLLPMSLVALIPYVGGVLSIINPLFIFRKDRRCVHDHIAGTRVVKLDRSK; encoded by the coding sequence ATGGCCCAATTCGCTCCCAACCCGTATCAACCGCCGACCTCGATCGAGCCGATGGCTGACTCGGAGCGAGCCCGCGATGGCAGCGCGTCGCGCATGTCGCGCTTCTGGGCGGCGATGATCGACGGGGTTCTGGCGATCGTCATCTTCGTCCCGCTGCAGTATTTCGCCGGTGTCTATCGCGACTTTCCGAAGATCTCCGAGCCGCCGTTCTGGCAATCGTTGTTGTGGGCGCTGGCGGGGTTAGCGATCACCCTGGTGCTGCACGGCACGTTCCTCGCCCGCAGCGCGCAGACCATCGGCAAGAAGGCGCTGGGCATACAGATCGTCAACGCCAGCGACGGCAAGCCCGCGGCCTTCGGTACGATCGCCTTGCGACGGCTCCTGCCGATGTCGCTAGTGGCTCTGATCCCGTACGTGGGCGGCGTCCTCAGCATCATCAACCCGTTGTTCATCTTTCGCAAGGATCGGCGCTGCGTCCATGATCACATCGCGGGCACACGCGTCGTGAAGCTGGACCGAAGCAAGTAG
- a CDS encoding MYXO-CTERM sorting domain-containing protein, with protein MSPRRAPVAPLALLTSLLLPAPAAAAVVPVGTTDELVAAIGAAKAGDEIVLASGTYAFDGVSCAAAGTEAAPIVVRAAEPLGAILELSGVEGFKVSGPNWHFEDLDIRGVCADDSDCEHAFHVVGAASRFTLRRSKVRDFNAQLKINAAQVGGVWTAPDDGLIERSELFDTHPRRTGNPVTKINIDGGKRWTVRDSYLHDFQKDGGDTVSYGAFMKSGGSDGLFERNLVVCTTAGSPDGARIGLSFGGGGTGAQYCAPAYDPDVPCEVEHTGGTMRNNIIASCSDVGVYLNRATDTQLHFNTLIATSGIDFRFATTSGVARGNVLTGKIRDRDGGTHQESDNLVEVGLATFQTWYEDPGLGDLHLKGDVASLVGKAPAEAAVTDDYCARGRPGSGSFTLGALEHSLGDCATVPPPGPSGEGGAGGTTGSGGMGGGTGSAGGTGSGAGSAGGGEAGGAGGTGAGSGAGAASGGGDASSDGEGCGCRAAGVGGNHALGLLAAVLAALALRRRQASSPLSDAR; from the coding sequence ATGTCGCCACGCCGCGCGCCCGTCGCTCCGCTCGCCCTGCTCACCTCCCTCCTCCTCCCCGCCCCCGCCGCGGCGGCCGTCGTGCCGGTCGGCACAACCGACGAGCTCGTCGCCGCGATCGGCGCGGCCAAGGCCGGCGACGAGATCGTCCTCGCCTCGGGCACCTACGCCTTCGACGGCGTCTCCTGCGCGGCCGCGGGCACCGAGGCCGCGCCGATCGTCGTGCGCGCCGCCGAGCCGCTCGGCGCGATCCTCGAGCTGTCGGGCGTCGAAGGCTTCAAGGTCAGCGGCCCGAACTGGCACTTCGAAGACCTCGATATCCGCGGCGTCTGCGCCGACGACTCGGACTGCGAGCATGCCTTCCACGTGGTCGGGGCAGCGAGCCGCTTCACCCTCCGCCGCTCGAAGGTGCGGGACTTCAACGCCCAGCTCAAGATCAACGCTGCGCAGGTGGGCGGCGTCTGGACGGCCCCCGACGACGGGCTGATCGAGCGATCGGAGCTGTTCGACACCCACCCGCGCAGGACCGGCAATCCCGTCACCAAGATCAACATCGACGGCGGCAAGCGCTGGACCGTGCGCGACAGCTACCTGCACGACTTCCAGAAAGACGGCGGCGACACTGTCAGCTACGGCGCGTTCATGAAGAGCGGCGGCTCGGACGGGCTCTTCGAGCGCAACCTCGTCGTCTGCACCACCGCCGGCTCGCCGGACGGGGCGCGCATCGGGCTGTCGTTCGGCGGCGGCGGCACGGGGGCGCAGTACTGCGCCCCGGCCTACGACCCCGACGTGCCCTGCGAGGTCGAGCACACCGGCGGGACGATGCGGAACAACATCATCGCGAGCTGCTCGGACGTCGGGGTCTATTTGAACCGCGCTACGGACACGCAGCTGCATTTCAATACGCTGATCGCGACGAGCGGGATCGACTTCCGCTTCGCGACGACGAGCGGCGTCGCGCGCGGCAACGTCCTCACGGGCAAGATCCGCGACCGCGACGGGGGCACGCATCAGGAGAGTGACAATCTGGTCGAGGTAGGACTCGCGACGTTCCAGACGTGGTACGAAGATCCAGGCCTCGGCGACCTGCACCTCAAAGGGGATGTTGCGTCGCTCGTCGGCAAAGCGCCCGCCGAGGCCGCGGTGACCGACGACTACTGCGCGCGCGGGCGGCCGGGCAGCGGGAGCTTCACGCTCGGCGCGCTCGAACATTCGCTTGGCGACTGCGCGACGGTGCCGCCGCCGGGGCCCTCCGGCGAAGGGGGCGCGGGCGGCACTACCGGCTCGGGCGGGATGGGCGGCGGCACCGGGTCTGCGGGCGGGACGGGCAGCGGCGCCGGCTCCGCGGGCGGGGGCGAGGCGGGCGGCGCAGGCGGCACGGGCGCAGGCAGCGGCGCCGGCGCGGCCAGCGGGGGTGGCGACGCCTCCAGTGACGGCGAGGGCTGCGGCTGCCGCGCCGCGGGCGTCGGCGGGAATCACGCCCTTGGTCTCCTGGCGGCGGTCCTCGCCGCGCTCGCCCTCCGGCGACGACAGGCCTCCTCACCGCTGAGCGACGCCAGGTAG
- a CDS encoding FAD-dependent oxidoreductase encodes MTSISIIGAGPGGLTLARVLHVHGIRATVYEADASAEARTQGGMLDIHDYNGQLALKAAGLFDELRRIVHEGGEAMRMVDPQGTVLLDQPDDGAGVRPEVLRGDLRRILLDSLPPDTVQWGKKLTGARPLGDGRHELTFADGSTVTTGLVVGADGAWSKIRPLLSDVKPEYVGTAYVETYLLDADARHPASARLVGGGALYALTPGKGIITHRETNGVLHTYVALTKPKAWFESIDFTEPKAARARVAAELEGWAPALTALITDGETDPVLRVIHKLPAGHRWDRVPGVTLLGDAAHLSPPDGEGANLAMVDGAELGKAIAAHPDDLEAALAGYEEEMFVRGAKAAPEAAATFELCFGETAPHGLLAFLSGGEARSSG; translated from the coding sequence ATGACTTCTATCTCCATCATCGGCGCCGGACCGGGCGGGCTCACCCTCGCGCGCGTCCTCCACGTCCACGGGATCCGGGCGACCGTGTACGAGGCGGACGCCTCCGCCGAGGCGCGTACCCAGGGCGGTATGCTCGACATCCACGACTACAACGGCCAGCTCGCGCTCAAGGCCGCCGGCCTCTTCGACGAGCTCCGCCGCATCGTCCACGAAGGCGGTGAGGCGATGCGCATGGTCGATCCGCAGGGCACGGTCCTCCTCGACCAGCCGGACGACGGCGCCGGCGTTCGCCCCGAGGTGCTCCGCGGCGACCTCCGGCGCATCCTCCTCGACTCGCTCCCGCCCGACACCGTGCAATGGGGCAAGAAGCTCACGGGCGCGCGCCCGCTCGGCGACGGAAGGCACGAGCTCACCTTCGCGGACGGGTCGACCGTGACCACCGGCCTCGTCGTCGGCGCCGACGGCGCGTGGTCGAAGATCCGGCCGCTCCTCTCCGACGTGAAGCCCGAATACGTCGGCACTGCCTATGTCGAGACGTACCTGCTCGACGCCGACGCGCGGCATCCCGCCAGCGCCAGGCTCGTCGGCGGGGGCGCGCTCTACGCGCTCACGCCCGGCAAAGGCATCATCACGCACCGCGAGACGAACGGCGTCCTCCACACCTACGTCGCGCTCACGAAGCCAAAGGCGTGGTTCGAGAGCATCGACTTCACCGAACCGAAGGCGGCGCGGGCGCGCGTCGCCGCGGAGCTCGAAGGCTGGGCTCCGGCCCTGACCGCGCTCATCACCGACGGCGAGACCGATCCGGTCCTGCGCGTGATCCACAAGCTCCCCGCCGGGCATCGCTGGGATCGCGTGCCCGGCGTGACGCTCCTCGGCGACGCCGCGCACCTGAGCCCGCCCGACGGGGAGGGCGCAAACCTCGCGATGGTCGACGGCGCGGAGCTCGGCAAGGCCATCGCGGCGCACCCGGATGACCTCGAAGCCGCGCTCGCCGGATACGAAGAAGAGATGTTCGTTCGTGGAGCGAAGGCCGCTCCCGAGGCCGCGGCGACCTTCGAGCTTTGCTTCGGCGAGACGGCCCCGCACGGCCTCCTCGCGTTTCTGTCGGGCGGGGAAGCGCGGTCGAGCGGCTAG
- a CDS encoding RICIN domain-containing protein, with translation MIRSRVGLVFSLSTLALGFLQQGCGSADVEPFDEASTTSVAPAARTAFIALTPISADRTPVLHHLAGELQATSARRALDSLRSDDAERSDLLLRTGAVIADMEQLGEADLATYRSLVEAASEAGVPFVFENVRDSARMAAVFGYGVAGDVAIVEPSRGGTKFDIKLYGNIETTAVKSPSATLKVSHEAATLPAEELAARASGREHAEQAVEGATPAAGPSREEVAAQVAARIRTLATAPVVQPFALSVASAAPPGTYRQFIVNGSSWWTVPGTSQVATLDLSYEVELVASTTPNNKFMVITGVGAGANPGPLNTNSNFNRGYYQQQLNVSVVPGSTALSPYAHVPNSPNGQNSFTRSVGCSVGAQGGTDAASASFSCSFQDSATVSLSDFTAIDQSTGLTSAWSYRMTSAQGHPYWNPVDLVDQWTGTLHTLPFLAVSTLQPTYQTVYSAPSSFNGKVPLSVMHTQVLQGIYVDWNFFYVQAHPQGYSVSPKLDTTVDFGSVSSTNPAVTFTNQNSGLNMDVYYSETTPLSPIIQWPATGNPNQSFELIPTGDPDGSVFIKPKHSGLCFDIYYSSLEDGAELIQYTCTGNPNQKFVLRPVGAYRSIMNVNSQKCLSVEGASTAGYAHIVQEPCNTALPEQLFLPR, from the coding sequence ATGATCCGTTCCAGAGTCGGCCTGGTGTTCTCGCTCTCGACGCTCGCCCTCGGATTCTTGCAACAAGGTTGCGGGAGCGCCGACGTCGAGCCGTTCGATGAAGCTTCGACGACGTCCGTGGCGCCCGCCGCGCGCACCGCGTTCATCGCCCTGACCCCGATCTCCGCGGACAGGACGCCGGTCCTGCACCACCTCGCCGGCGAGCTCCAGGCGACTTCGGCGCGGCGCGCTCTCGACTCGCTCCGCTCCGACGACGCCGAGCGCAGCGACCTCCTCCTCCGAACGGGGGCGGTGATCGCCGACATGGAGCAGCTCGGTGAGGCAGACCTCGCGACATACCGGTCGCTGGTCGAGGCCGCGAGCGAGGCCGGGGTCCCGTTCGTCTTCGAGAATGTCCGCGACTCGGCGCGCATGGCCGCGGTGTTCGGCTACGGCGTCGCGGGCGACGTGGCCATCGTGGAGCCATCGCGCGGGGGAACGAAGTTCGATATCAAGCTCTACGGGAACATCGAGACGACGGCGGTGAAGTCCCCCTCCGCCACGCTCAAGGTGAGCCACGAGGCCGCTACCTTGCCCGCCGAGGAGCTGGCGGCGCGCGCGTCGGGCCGTGAGCACGCCGAGCAGGCCGTGGAGGGCGCCACGCCCGCGGCAGGTCCGTCGCGCGAGGAGGTCGCGGCCCAGGTGGCGGCGCGCATCCGCACGCTCGCGACTGCGCCCGTCGTGCAGCCGTTCGCCCTCTCCGTCGCGAGCGCGGCCCCTCCAGGCACCTACCGCCAGTTCATCGTGAACGGCTCCTCGTGGTGGACCGTCCCCGGCACCTCGCAAGTCGCGACCTTGGATCTGAGCTACGAGGTCGAGCTCGTCGCTTCCACCACGCCCAACAACAAATTCATGGTCATCACCGGCGTGGGCGCGGGAGCAAACCCGGGACCGCTGAACACGAACAGCAATTTCAACCGGGGCTATTACCAGCAGCAGCTGAACGTCAGCGTCGTGCCTGGCAGCACGGCGCTGAGCCCGTACGCCCACGTGCCCAACTCCCCGAACGGGCAAAACTCGTTCACGCGCTCTGTCGGCTGCAGCGTCGGCGCGCAGGGGGGCACCGACGCGGCCAGCGCCAGCTTCTCGTGCAGCTTCCAGGACAGCGCCACGGTGTCCTTGTCCGACTTCACCGCGATCGATCAGAGCACCGGGCTGACGTCGGCCTGGAGCTACCGGATGACCTCGGCGCAGGGCCATCCGTACTGGAACCCCGTCGACCTCGTCGACCAGTGGACCGGGACGCTCCATACGCTGCCGTTCCTGGCGGTCTCGACCCTCCAGCCGACGTATCAGACCGTCTATTCCGCGCCGAGCTCGTTCAACGGCAAGGTGCCGCTCTCCGTCATGCACACCCAGGTGCTCCAAGGGATCTATGTCGACTGGAATTTCTTTTACGTCCAGGCGCATCCTCAAGGATACTCTGTCTCCCCCAAGCTCGACACGACCGTGGACTTTGGCAGCGTGAGCAGCACCAACCCGGCGGTGACCTTCACCAACCAGAACAGCGGCCTCAACATGGATGTCTACTACTCGGAGACGACGCCGCTCTCGCCGATCATCCAATGGCCTGCGACCGGCAACCCCAACCAGAGCTTCGAGCTCATCCCGACGGGTGACCCCGACGGGAGCGTGTTCATCAAGCCGAAGCACAGCGGGCTCTGCTTCGACATCTATTACTCGAGCCTCGAGGACGGTGCCGAGCTCATTCAATACACCTGCACGGGCAACCCCAACCAGAAGTTCGTCCTGCGGCCGGTGGGCGCTTATCGGTCGATCATGAACGTGAACAGCCAGAAGTGCCTGAGCGTCGAGGGTGCCAGCACCGCGGGGTATGCCCATATCGTTCAGGAGCCCTGCAACACCGCGCTCCCGGAGCAGCTCTTCCTCCCGCGCTGA
- a CDS encoding helix-turn-helix transcriptional regulator, whose translation MRTTRSIRGSDHALVQRITHVAYGDDTQDQSLPDGCWDLVFMKRRGRLQVLHTGLITHPVALGYETGDEYLSIAFRPGVFMPGVPAMGMLDQGVLRPLANSRSFLLGPRAFEVPDFENADDLVARLIGADLLVADPVVFRVLQGDRAGTSLRSVQRRFLSATGLTAKQLSQIHRAQAALQQLMHGNAPADVAAACGYADQAHLGNSLKRIMGRTPGEVARAAARPRAGR comes from the coding sequence ATGAGGACCACGCGCTCCATCCGCGGCAGCGACCACGCGCTGGTGCAGCGGATCACGCACGTCGCCTATGGCGACGACACGCAGGACCAGTCCCTGCCCGACGGCTGCTGGGACCTTGTGTTCATGAAGCGCCGCGGCCGGCTGCAGGTGCTGCATACCGGTCTGATCACGCACCCGGTGGCGCTGGGCTACGAGACCGGCGACGAGTACCTGAGCATCGCCTTCCGGCCAGGCGTGTTCATGCCGGGGGTGCCGGCGATGGGCATGCTGGACCAGGGCGTGCTGCGCCCGCTGGCGAACTCGCGCTCGTTCCTGCTGGGGCCGCGAGCCTTCGAGGTGCCCGACTTCGAGAACGCCGACGATCTGGTGGCGCGCCTCATCGGGGCCGACCTGCTGGTGGCGGACCCGGTGGTGTTCCGCGTGCTGCAAGGCGATCGAGCCGGCACCAGCCTCCGCTCGGTGCAGCGCCGTTTCCTGAGCGCCACCGGTCTCACGGCCAAGCAGCTGTCGCAGATCCACCGTGCGCAGGCGGCGCTGCAGCAGCTGATGCATGGCAATGCGCCGGCCGACGTGGCTGCCGCCTGCGGCTACGCCGACCAGGCGCACCTGGGCAATTCGCTGAAGCGGATCATGGGCAGGACGCCCGGCGAAGTGGCGCGGGCTGCGGCCCGGCCCAGGGCCGGGCGCTGA
- a CDS encoding transglutaminase N-terminal domain-containing protein — MAYRVTHVTSYEYAEPVSICHNGARLTPRSTSHHDAAPLIILAADEAPGLAPRSRGRASGRPC, encoded by the coding sequence ATCGCGTATCGCGTCACGCATGTCACGAGCTACGAGTACGCGGAGCCCGTTTCGATCTGCCACAACGGGGCGCGGCTCACACCGCGGTCCACGAGCCACCACGACGCAGCGCCGCTCATCATCCTCGCCGCGGACGAAGCGCCCGGGTTAGCGCCGCGATCCCGCGGGCGCGCCAGCGGTAGGCCGTGCTGA
- a CDS encoding AraC family transcriptional regulator — protein MKHPSDPMEGMLALLRTETVLSARIDARGPWALRFDASPHVKFGTIVRGRVFVSFERKRPQVLEAGDVYVLCNAPSYLVASDLDAPVRPAEALFRRAPGETLRIGPKRGVAEVQLIGGYFNFDPQHAHLVTSVLPPLLRIPATAAGAAHELARLLVREVGENQAARGFVLDRIAQLILVSILRSLDRTKLRKRVGWIAALADPHIGVALRCIHRDPASSIVVGELARAAGMSRTAFAARFKALVGRPAYAYAIAWRMSLARDALARDPARSIGQIAFDLGYKSESAFSTAFRREVGMAPRAYRAAASMRA, from the coding sequence ATGAAGCACCCGAGCGACCCCATGGAAGGCATGCTGGCGCTGCTGCGTACCGAGACCGTCCTCTCGGCTCGCATCGATGCCCGCGGACCGTGGGCGCTTCGCTTCGACGCCTCCCCCCACGTGAAGTTCGGGACGATCGTGCGCGGTCGCGTGTTCGTGAGCTTCGAGCGTAAGCGGCCGCAGGTGCTCGAGGCCGGCGACGTCTATGTGCTGTGCAATGCTCCGTCCTACCTGGTGGCCAGCGATCTCGACGCGCCGGTGCGCCCGGCCGAGGCCCTCTTCCGGCGGGCGCCGGGAGAGACGCTACGCATCGGTCCGAAGCGGGGTGTGGCCGAGGTGCAATTGATCGGCGGCTACTTCAACTTCGATCCCCAGCACGCCCACTTGGTGACGAGCGTGCTGCCGCCGCTGCTGCGCATCCCGGCGACCGCGGCGGGGGCAGCGCACGAGCTGGCACGGCTGCTCGTGCGCGAGGTGGGCGAGAATCAAGCGGCGCGTGGATTCGTGCTCGACCGGATCGCGCAGCTCATCCTGGTGAGCATCTTGCGGTCGCTGGACCGCACGAAGCTGCGCAAGCGAGTGGGGTGGATCGCCGCCCTCGCCGATCCGCACATCGGCGTCGCGCTGCGGTGTATTCACCGCGACCCGGCGTCCTCGATCGTCGTGGGCGAGCTCGCGCGCGCGGCCGGGATGTCGCGCACCGCGTTCGCGGCGCGCTTCAAGGCGCTGGTGGGGAGACCGGCGTACGCCTACGCGATCGCGTGGCGCATGAGCCTGGCGCGGGACGCGTTGGCCCGTGATCCGGCGCGCTCCATCGGCCAGATCGCGTTCGACCTCGGGTACAAGTCCGAGAGCGCGTTCAGCACCGCCTTTCGTCGCGAGGTGGGGATGGCGCCGCGCGCCTATCGAGCGGCCGCGTCGATGCGCGCCTGA
- a CDS encoding response regulator: MEIKVTMNILVAEDDDDLRELVAMMLSVEGFHVQTARHGQEALERIGEHMPDLIVLDMKMPVMDGRTFAREFQIRYGRSVPIMVLTAAEHAALRAQEIGAAGWIAKPFHCDQLVRMVRSHLRM, encoded by the coding sequence ATGGAGATCAAGGTGACGATGAATATTCTCGTTGCGGAAGATGACGACGACCTACGCGAGCTCGTGGCAATGATGCTCTCGGTGGAGGGATTCCATGTGCAGACGGCGCGGCACGGACAAGAGGCTCTGGAGAGGATAGGTGAACACATGCCCGACCTCATCGTGCTCGACATGAAGATGCCGGTCATGGACGGCCGGACCTTCGCGCGGGAGTTTCAGATCCGATACGGCCGGTCGGTGCCCATCATGGTCCTGACCGCGGCCGAGCACGCCGCCCTTCGAGCCCAGGAGATCGGCGCCGCAGGGTGGATCGCGAAGCCCTTTCACTGCGACCAGCTGGTCAGGATGGTACGGTCGCACCTTCGCATGTGA
- a CDS encoding epoxide hydrolase family protein yields the protein MHRDSEIHPFRIDIPQADIDDLRERLARTRWPAQLPGGDWVRGVPVAYLQRLAAHWLHQYDWRRCETHLNSRPQFTTRIDGQTIHFVHLRSPEPDAQPLLLLHGWPGSFAEFDRVADALSDPRRHGGDPSQAFHLVIPSIPGHGFSTPLADAGWNHGRCARAFAALMQRLGYTRYGVQGGDVGAFIAVELGRADSEHVSGVHCNALVTFPSGDPAELEGLTASEQQRLERLQNFRDRMMGFAHIQGTRPQTLSYGLHDSPVGQLAWIVEKFKEWTDPAAALPEDAVGLDALLDNVSLYWFTGTSGPSANLYYEAFNDPSAWAPKPRGTVPMAVAVSLTQDVAVRRLAERDHHIVRWTELARGGHFLATETPMALAGDLREFFGSLS from the coding sequence ATGCACCGCGACTCCGAGATCCACCCCTTTCGCATCGACATTCCGCAAGCCGACATCGACGACCTGCGCGAACGCCTGGCGCGCACGCGCTGGCCGGCGCAGCTGCCGGGCGGCGACTGGGTGAGGGGCGTGCCGGTGGCCTACCTGCAGCGGCTGGCCGCGCACTGGCTGCATCAGTACGACTGGCGACGCTGCGAGACCCACCTGAACAGCCGCCCGCAGTTCACCACCCGGATCGATGGCCAGACGATCCACTTCGTGCACCTGCGCTCGCCCGAGCCGGACGCGCAGCCCCTGTTGTTGCTGCACGGCTGGCCCGGCAGCTTTGCCGAGTTCGACCGCGTGGCGGACGCGCTGTCCGACCCGCGCCGCCACGGCGGCGACCCGTCGCAGGCTTTCCACCTGGTGATCCCGTCGATCCCGGGTCACGGGTTCTCGACGCCGCTGGCCGACGCTGGCTGGAACCACGGCCGCTGTGCCCGTGCTTTCGCGGCGCTGATGCAGCGCCTGGGCTACACGCGCTACGGCGTGCAAGGCGGCGACGTGGGCGCGTTCATCGCGGTGGAGCTGGGCCGCGCCGACAGCGAGCATGTCAGCGGCGTGCACTGCAATGCGCTGGTGACGTTTCCATCCGGCGACCCCGCCGAGCTGGAGGGCCTGACGGCCTCGGAGCAGCAGCGCCTGGAGCGGCTGCAGAACTTCCGCGACCGGATGATGGGCTTCGCGCACATCCAGGGCACGCGGCCGCAGACGCTCAGCTACGGGCTGCATGATTCGCCGGTGGGCCAGCTGGCCTGGATCGTCGAGAAGTTCAAGGAATGGACCGATCCCGCGGCCGCGCTGCCGGAGGATGCGGTGGGCCTGGACGCGCTGCTGGACAACGTGAGCCTGTACTGGTTCACCGGCACCAGCGGCCCCTCGGCCAACCTGTACTATGAAGCCTTCAACGACCCGTCCGCCTGGGCACCCAAGCCGCGCGGCACCGTGCCCATGGCCGTGGCCGTGTCGCTGACGCAGGACGTGGCGGTGCGCCGGCTGGCCGAGCGCGACCACCACATCGTGCGCTGGACCGAGCTGGCGCGCGGCGGGCATTTCCTGGCGACGGAGACGCCCATGGCGCTGGCCGGCGATCTGCGGGAGTTCTTCGGTTCGCTGTCCTAG
- a CDS encoding nuclear transport factor 2 family protein produces MAIQMNKRLVEEFFARVSKNDLAGAFAMIRDDVAWWSAGGEHLPFSGVKNRSEFIEAMNAVGAIFPKGLKLVPTGLVAEDDRVAVELAGHAVTAEGRNYENLYHSVITFRDGKIVAVKEYHDTLYAKIVLVDGQR; encoded by the coding sequence ATGGCGATTCAAATGAATAAGCGTCTTGTCGAAGAGTTTTTTGCAAGAGTCAGCAAGAATGATCTGGCCGGCGCATTCGCGATGATCCGTGACGACGTGGCCTGGTGGAGCGCCGGGGGCGAACATCTTCCATTTTCCGGCGTCAAGAATAGGTCAGAATTTATTGAGGCGATGAACGCCGTCGGCGCGATTTTTCCAAAAGGACTGAAGCTCGTTCCCACCGGCTTGGTCGCGGAAGACGACCGCGTCGCTGTGGAATTGGCTGGTCACGCGGTGACGGCGGAGGGCCGCAACTACGAGAACCTTTATCATTCCGTGATCACGTTCAGAGACGGAAAGATTGTCGCCGTGAAGGAGTATCACGACACGTTGTACGCAAAAATCGTTCTCGTCGACGGCCAACGGTGA